Genomic window (Arachis hypogaea cultivar Tifrunner chromosome 13, arahy.Tifrunner.gnm2.J5K5, whole genome shotgun sequence):
ATTCTGAATTTAAACAAGGTGCATTTAGTCTGTACTTGTTTTTAAATAAGTTTACATTCTGAATTTAATTTTCGattctttttaaatataatttcagtttatttctgaatataatttcggttcatttctgttatgtacaattcaaaactctttctcctcaCTTTCTACTGCTTTTTTACCAGGGACAGaaggcaaaaaagaaaaaaaatataacaataacaataacaaaagaatgacgataaaaAAATACGTAAAGAAAAAGAaacgcgaaaaagaagaaaaaagataagGAATTAAAAAAGAAGGCAAAAAAATAAAAGCTCTATATGTAAACGAgtgtgaaaaaaaagagaaaaaaaaaagaagaagaagaaaaaataaagatgaaaaaaaaaaaaaggagaagaagaactcttttaatgataataatttttattaatgtaataatGTTAGacctacttaaaaaaaattaaataaaaaaatactcggATGTTTatcaactttttaaaaatataattgggGTATTGGATTCGGGGCCTTAATCGAGATTACCGGCTTTAATTAAAACTGAAGTGGGGCCCACAATAGGAACCGTGAGCGAGACACAGGTGATGATGCAACGAACACATGCTCAACTGACGATGGTGACAAACGTAAACGCGTTACGTGTCATTCACACACCACCAACATGCATTCCACACGCTTCTGGGACCATCTCCTTTCTTTCTATAATTCTCTTCCAATCCCCACATTACATAACTATGCTGATTTCAGGATATACAACCCTCTCAACTTATTTCTAATCTAAATTGTTTTCGCCTGAGCTTGTTTTTTGCAGCATCAACCTTTCAGTAATCTTTCTTGAGAAATGGCATTTGCCTAGGCCTGCATATATTTTCCAAGTGAGAAATGATAgaaattcaatattttttattaatattagtcaatttaatcaatattttattttttatattattatgatttaaaattaataatttattattatgatttaaaaaataataaattttgtggtCACATAATTTTACTCTAATTAGAGCCTTaactattattaaaaaaaattaaaggttttatattttaattatagtgCTTTGTGATTCTGTGTAAGAGAAATTTCACTAAGTGcatttacaaattaaaacaaaaatactagttattttttaactttcagtttttaatcaatttttaaaaatttattattatttaattaatttaaatactcATTTTCACGTATTAGTTGGTCAAAAATTAGAAGAGttacttgttttttattttctttcttatttgaAGACTGAGTTGTACTGAAttgattttaatgattaattttaatatacatctaaTATAATTGTTGTTCATTATGTGATGATGATTGTAATCAAGTTACTAAATATGCAGCACTTGAATAATCTTAGAAATTAAGATAAGAGATTAGAAAAAAAGTCTATATATTTACTATGTATATGTCAAATGATACAAAATATAGTGtattattaaacaaataaaaaaaactatctactaattcaaattcaaatttcttaaAAACACTTATTTAGTTGTCTACAATAACAACTCACACAAAAAGGTGGCGGAGGATATACATGGGGGACACTTATTGATGTTACAAAATAAAGTGGTAACGTTGTTGCCAAATTAAAGTTGGATCCACCAAAATCATAAAGCTTGGTACATGGCTACATGCATTGCATTACATGTGACGGAAATGACATTCCTCTCAAACGTGGAAATTAAACAATTCCATCTACATACAAAGCCAAAAATTGAATATATATGATCAGATCTAGAATTGATCAAAGGAGATAGGACCCAACAAGAACAAATTAAACCAAGTGGCTTTATCATGTGAGGAAAGTTGAGATGGGTATCCTATATCAGAAtcaaattttatatcttttttgttttttcatcagGTTAATTATATAACCTTTTTGTTTGTAAATTAAACTTTATTATTGGTCCTACTATTGGCATACACGTGACATGCATATTATTGGAACTAAGGTAGGTTTAGTAATGCAGCTCCACTTGCTCAACAAGTACTGTTTCGTTATTATTGGAATTGATATATAGACAACACATATATGGAAAGTGTTTTCCTAAATTCATTAAACAGTCAAGAGATAAGTCACAAAATAAAGCATGTGCATgttgaaatagaaaaaaaaaaatacttatggAAAGTTGCTTTAGTTTGGATCAGTGCTAATGCACTAAATTAATGCTGGGATATAGTGGATAAGTAAAACCTAAAAAGATTTATATGCATGAGTCATCAGCAATTCTGTTCTtagtttaatatataattaattttttggaaCTATCTTAAGAAcattagataataatattataagttaaaagttttaatagAACAatactaattataaatttttaaatgtatTAAATCCATTGATTATGTGGTTGTTTAAGtgctattattttgataaaaaaaaattttttttaattaaaaaagatcttttttttagtatgtttgacaaatttttagtagtaaaagtaaaagcactagaaaaataaaaatattatttttaagaaggtataatttacatcttttttaaaaaaattttttcttaaaaaaagatattttttatataataaataaacaaaaatacttttatattgttatacccaaacataattgatagataaaaagatatttctaCATGAAATacctaaacataaaattacttttactttttcataagatcttttaaaaaaagataactcgaaaaaagatcacTCAACCAAACAAGCTCATATATATTGTAAAAATCAACTTGACATCGAAAATAGGCTCGATTATATATTACTTATCCTCGTTTCCAGAATCTTCCACATAGCCATCATGCTTCATGCATGAACTTGACATAAGATTATATTGATGAGGAAGTAGAaagtattttctctttttattcaaAACTTTTTCCATCGCTAACTAAAGACATGTTcatatatatcttatttttagaATGATCAAGAAATGCATGATTACATTTTTGTTTTATCCGTAGAAAACTAACCACATGTGCGTAGAAAGATGGAAGAATAAAAAAGTACAACAAAGGTATAGAACCATTGTTAAGAAAAGGAAATAATAATTGATGAGATTAagtttccttttaattttgtACTAAAAATTTAGTGACAGCACTATACATTATGATCATATATGATGATGACCTGTTAATAGGTGATGATTGAATAATTATGAAAAAATGATTATaccaaaatatattaaaatcaagAAGGCGAATCTGCCAACGATAATACCGACATTAAAATTATTGCAATGAAGGAACTTTACATGTATATCAaatcgaataaattaatttccgAAACTGATTGCGAAATAAACGTTATAGTTTTATTTTAAAGTGATAAATACAGAAGTATATGATATGATATTTAAGTACCATCAACATTCAACAACCATGTACCTAGGTAGTAGTACACAAGAATCTCAGCGGATTTTTGAGGTTGCTTGATAGCGATTTCTACGACGGAGATTCTTTAATGAGACTATGCAATATACAGTTGGGttcaaattttatttaatcaaatcagtcaaatcatcctACGACTTTCAGGTATCAACTTtacatgaagtcgactgcacttaagtttccacaaaaaaaaattatgataacaGCAAATACCAAACACGTGATGCTCCAATAACAGCAAGTAATTTCTCATTTACATGTCTCTGACTTTTCATTCTCTAGTTCCAATGCCTATGCTCTAATGCTCCATTCAAAACCATTCACCGCTCTTTAGCACCCACTTGTAAATTCTTCATATTTCCAAAAAAGTTTTCAACACTTCAACTTAATTTCAGGTTTGAATGCATTATGCAATATCTATATATACTCCTCAACtttattcttatttatctttttcaaacaaaaaataatgcCATTTCCAAGTGGAATTGATTGATTGAGGAAACTTTTCTTCGATGTTTACTCTTCTGCTGTCTCTGAACTTTCCAGTGTTTCCTTCAACTTCAACCATGGCCATTGTGGATACTCTGCTTGTAACAGCCAATGTGGCATTCTTCTATGCAATTCTGATATGGCTGCTTCTTCACACTTTGAGACAAAGCAAGCTTCAACGTGCTGTGTTTCTCCAACAAGGACCAAAATTCTTCTCCATTATCACTCTCCTATTCAATTTCATTCTTACCCTTTTAACTATAGCTTTTGCAGTTCATGAATATAGGACTAATAAAATAGTGAGATATAGTTCTGTTACATTTGCTCTAACATGGGTTATGGCAAGCTTGGTTTCATTCTATTCAATGAAGAAGACAACAAGAGATAACAAAAGATTCCCTTTTGTTCTGGTTCTCTGGTGGGTCTGGGCCAGTATCATAGAGGCAATCTCAGTTTCTATTGGACTAATGAAGAACAACTTTGAATACTTGGACTTCTGGAATTTCTTGTCAGAGGATGATAACATAGTTGGTGTGGTTTCCTTGCCTATGTTGTTGTTGCTTTTGTGTTTGAGTTTTTGTGCAAGAGAAGAACAACACAACACTGACATGGAACAGCTCTTGGTTCACcctggagaagaagaagaagaagatgatgatgatgaagatggagAGAACTTCACAACTGCAGGCATTTGGAGCCAACTCACATTTCGATGGCTGAATCCCATTTTTAGAAAGGGTCGAGTTCAGAAGCTTGAGCTTGCTCACATTCCTGATGTTCCTCATTCTGAAACTGCAGAAAATGCTTCTTCCTTATTGGAAGAATCGCTTCGCAAACAGAAACTTGAAGGGGCTTCCTTGGCTAAAGCTATAACCAGTTCTGTGTGGAAGTCCTTGGCTTTAAATGCAGTTTTTGCCGGTATATTTTATTACACTTTGGATGCTATGTACTTTTTTACATTTATTGTTTATGGTGATTActgatttgtttttgttttatatttgaaGGGGTTAATACAATTGCATCTTATATGGGTCCATTGTTGATTACATACTTTGTCAATTTCTTGGTGGATGATAATTCCAATTCAAGCATCCAATGCGGCctcattcttgcattcatattcTTCCTCTCAAAGACATTGGAGTCACTGAGCCAAAGACAATGGTACTTTGGTGCTCAGAGAATTGGAATTCGAGTGCGCGCGGCTCTTATGACTCTAATTTACAGCAAGTCTTTAATGATCAAGTGTGCAGGGCCAACCCATGGAAAAATCATAAACTTGGTGAATGTGGATGTTGAAAGAATTGGGGATTTCTGCTGGTACATTCATGGAGTTTGGTTGCTTCCAGTTCAGGTTATTTTGGCCTTAGTGATATTGTACATAAACTTGGGATTCTTGCCTTCAATTTCTGCACTTGCTGTCACCATTTTGGTTATGGTGTGTAACACACCTTTGGCCAATATGCAAGAAAAGTTACACTCCAAGATCATGGAAGCTAAGGATACAAGAATCAAGATGACTTCAGAGACAATGAAGAACATAAGGATACTGAAATTGCATTCATGGGAATCTACATTCTTACAGAAACTCCTCCAATTGAGAGACACTGAGAAGAGTTGGCTGCAGAAGTACCTCTACACTTGCTCAGCAGTAGCAACTCTTTTCTGGACTTCTCCAACTTTGGTTTCTGTTGTTACTTTCGGCATCTGCATACTGGTGAACACAGAACTGACTGCGGCTACTGTCCTCTCGGCCTTGGCAACTTTTCGGATTCTGCAGGAACCAATCTACAATCTTCCTGAGCTGATTTCCATGATAGCTCAAACAAAAGTCTCTCTTGATCGAATCCAAGAGTTGATCAATGAAGAGGATCAGAACCAGTTTATGAACAAGCACTCTTCGAAAGATTCATCAATTGTTATTGAAATCAAGCCAAGTGAATATGCATGGGAAACAAGTGATGGAACCAACAAGAAACCAACAATTCAAATCACAGAAAACTTGAAGATAAAGAAAGGTCAGAAGGTAGCAGTTTGTGGTTCAGTGGGGTCTGGAAAATCAAGCTTACTTTGTTGTATGCTTGGTGAGATTCCATTGGTTTCCGGGACTTTGATCAAAGTCTATGGAACAAGAAGTTATGTGCCACAGAGTCCCTGGATTCAATCAGGAACAGTAAGAGAAAATATCCTGTTTGGAAAGGAAATGAACAAGGACTTCTATGAAAGTGTTTTGGATGGCTGTGCTTTGCATCAAGATATCAACATGTGGGGTGATGGAGATTTGAatattgtggaggagaggggcaTAAACTTAAGTGGAGGCCAGAAACAACGGATTCAACTCGCAAGAGCTGTTTACAATGATTCAGATATTTACTTCCTTGATGATCCTTTCAGTGCAGTTGATGCTCATACTGGAACTCATTTATTTAAAGTTAGTGCTAATTATTATTGAGCTTGTTGTTTCTCTTTTTTAATTATCTGTTATTTCAGCTTCATTTCTTTCAAAGTACTTCACTAAGAACTGGACATGCTGTACAGAAATGCCTTATGCAACTTTTGTCTGAGAAGACAGTTGTTTATGCTACTCATCAACTAGAATTTTTGGAAGCTGCAGATTTAATTCTGGTAAGCTTATACAAAACTTGTCTTTCAGTAGTGAAACTACTAATAAGTGTTTGCCTTGTCACCATTATTTAATTCCATTACTCCTTTAGGTAATGAAAGATGGAAAAATAGTGGAGTCAGGAAGGTATAAAGAACTCATAGCATGTCCCAACTGTGAATTTGTTCGACAAATGGCTGCTCATGAAAAAACAATAAACCAAATAAATCCATGGCATGAAGAGAACTCTATTAGCTGCAGGCCCCTTCAAAAGAATCAAATTGAAGTTGCTGAAGAGAATCTTCAAGAAAGCATAAGCAATTGGaagagaaacaaagaagaagaagcagagaccGGTCGAGTGAAATGGAGTGTTTACTCAACCTTTGTCACATCTGCATATAGAGGATCACTTGTTCCGGTCATTCTTCTCTGCCAGATTCTGTTTCAAGTGATGCAAATGGGAAGCAATTATTGGATTTCTTGGGCTGCAGAACAAACTGGGAGGGTAACCAAAGGGATGCTTATGGGAACATTTGTTCTTCTTTCTGGTGGAAGCTCTATCTTTATACTTGGAAGGACTGTTTTGATGGCAGTGGTGGCTGTTGAGACAGCTCAGCGTCTTTTTCATGGAATGATTACATCTGTTTTCAGAGCACCTGTTTCATTTTTTGATACCACACCTTCAAGCAGAATCCTCAGTAGGGTCAGTTCATCTACTATTCTTTATAtgtaattattgttataatttcTATTTATGTTTTAACCATTTTTCCTTCTGAATTTTGATGTTACAGTCATCAACAGATCAAAGTACAATTGACACAGACATACCATACAGATTAGCAGGGCTAGTGTTTGCACTAATTCAGTTGTTGAGTATTATCATGCTAATGTCGCAGGTCGCGTGGCAAGTCATCCTTGTGTTTCTTGTGGTGTTTGCTATCTCCATATGGTATCAGGTAAGTTCATTTCATAATGGATTCTCAATCTtatatgtaaataataataataatagtaataaagcAAGTAATGTTCTTTGCAGGCTTATTACATTACTACTGCCAGGGAATTAGCCAGGATGGTAGGGATCAGAAAGGCCCCAATCTTGCATCATTTCTCAGAATCTATTGCTGGGGCCGCCACGATTCGTTGTTTCAATCAAGAACAAATATTCATGACCAAAATCAAGGATCTTGTTGATGAATACTCTAGAGTAGCCTTTCATAATTATGCCACCATGGAATGGTTGTCAGTCCGGATCAATTTTCTCTTCAATCTAGTCTTCTACTTTGTTCTCATCATCTTGGTTACTCTGCCAAGGTCTGCCATTGATCCCAGTAAGATCCTCCTTTCCCATTTAATCTTTAACATTAGCAATTACAAACATCATACATGAATGTGAGAACCAGTCTTCTTTGAGAGTTACTAGTTCATAATTAacttaagaaaagaaaattaattttctaGATTAGTCCCTAATCTGTATTTGATCTTTCTAGATTTGATATTTTGGATGATATACAATACTTGACAAATCACAAAAGAAGTAACAATCAATGAAGTTGCTTTCACTGCATTTATGCCCTAAACAATTGATTGCTTCCTTTGATTTGCAGGCTTGGCAGGTCTGGTAGCTACTTATGGTTTGAACTTGAATGTACTTCAGGCTTGGGTCATATGGAACCTTTGCAATGTTGAGAACAAGATGATATCTGTTGAGAGAATATTGCAATTCTCTAGCATACCAAGTGAAGCACCACTGATAATCCAAGATTGTAGGCCTGAACCAGAGTGGCCTATGGAAGGGAAAATTGAGCTTCAGAATATTCATATTCAGTATGATCCGGCTGGTCCTATGGTTCTCAAAGGTGTCACTTGCACATTCCCGGGGCGAAAGAAGATCGGAGTAGTAGGGAGGACAGGGAGTGGAAAATCAACTCTGGTGCAAGCCCTTTTTCGAGTGGTGGAGCCTTTGGAAGGAAAGATACTAATAGATGGAGTACATATTTCCAAGATTGGTCTGCAGGATTTAAGATCTAAGCTTGGTATAATTCCTCAAGACCCAACCTTGTTTCTAGGCACTGTTAGGACTAACTTGGATCCTCTAGAACAACATGCGGATAAAGAACTCTGGGAGGTTAGCATTATAGAACTCTTTTGCtagaaaatatttgatatttatatGGAACTGATAAAGAAAACTTTGCTCTTCAGGTTCTCAAGAAGTGCCATCTTGCTGAAATTGTAAGGCAGGATCCAAGACTTCTTGATGCACCAGGTaaaatactctttttttttttaagaaaacaaaaagaatacATTACACCATTCAGGAGTATAACTGTGGCAAgccttaaaagtatttttgtgcTTATTATGTGTAGTTCTATCTATTTGACATTGGTTGAATTTGTTCAATGTTAGTGGCTGAGAATGGAGAAAATTGGAGCGTTGGACAAAGGCAACTCGTTTGTCTTGCTAGGCTGctattgaagaagagaaggattttGGTTCTAGATGAGGCAACAGCATCTATTGACACTGCAACTGACAATTTAATTCAAAAGACTATTAGAGAAGAAACTAGTGAATGCACAGTGATTACTGTAGCACATAGAATCCCTACAGTTATTGATAATGACTTGGTTTTGGTCCTTGATGAAGGTACATGAACATTCATTATGCACCTCAATATATTAGATCATAATATCAATGCTAATCAAACCTAGGAAAGCATATATCTCATAACATTGATGATGTTTACAGGGACAATTGCAGAGTATGATGAACCAGATCAGTTGCTGCAGAACAATACTTCATCTTTCTCAAAGTTGGTTTCAGAATTTTTGAGGAGATCATCCCCCAAGTAGTTGCCAAAAAAGGACACAGAAACCAGACACTTGTACATATTTGAAAGCTTAAACAGCAATTGACAAGGAGCTCAAGAAATGTTGGTTGATTACTTTGTCAACTTTATGAAGGTTAATACAAATACAGATTCCAGATTCCACAAGCTTAGACAATAGTTTCTACCTAGTGTCTTTTTTATTATGTTCATAATCCTAATCCGATACCTTGTTCACTAATTCAACTGAGACAAGTGCATTTCACACAGTTGTTACTTATTGCAGTGTCTCTTCTATTCATGATTGTTCTTAAAATggcaaaagacaaatttttttgtattgttattTTTCAATCTAAATAACAATAATTTGAATAAATTTGATTGACAAATAACTTTACATTGATataataaaaatcacaattttttgaagaaattggattatattgaaaaataaaaaacaaattaatattatccaaattgtaataaattatattgattttatcTCTTAAATCAATCCAATCAGTATTGCAGACATGGTCTTATCTCATTAGTAATGACAACAAGATAtgcataataataaaaataaaaataaaaaattttaaaatatatattttatcaaataattattttatttatttataaaataaaatcagtGTTTAGCATGTATATTCAAAGTATAGGAAAATCTATCCTTTAtttccaaaaattaaaataaaatattactgaATAAAATCTTTTCTAAATCAATGCAAGCTAATTGCATCATATAATTATGcatacattattattttttgtcactaAAATTGAACCGAGTCACATTATTTAAAGAATTCGTgatattgaatttaaataaagattATTTTTTCAAGGATAGATATAAAACCATTTTTTTTGTTACCGAGATTATTATTGTAACATTTGAGAATCCAGTGATTTGGATGATAGCAGAAAggttaaatcctatttgtgttaATAATAGTGTGAATGGTAGTACTTCTGGAAATGTTCCAATGATGAGCAACTCTGAATTTGTTGGGCAACATGATCATGTTTTCAGGGAGCTCCTGCTCTAGTGCCATGGATGGTAGTAAGCCGTTTCATGAAAAGTGGTCTTACGATAAACAGAAGATATTGGAAGATGGACTTATTATGTAagttgttgttgatgttgttaTTACTTCTCCTATCGAATAATCcacgtttttattttattttatattttttcaatagCAAATGCTCTCTTGAAAACTTCATATATGTAGTCATTGCTATTAAAGTTATTTGTGAATTTTCTTTCAGTAAAACGATCACGGATAACTGTCAGAAGCACAACACATAAATTGGAGGAAATATAGGAAAAAATTTTACTccaattttttgtgttaattatcctcaattttatttaattttttaaaaaataaattatttttgtacaaaaatactttttagtaaaaattttaaaaaataaattattttgtacaaaaatattctttaacaaaaatttaaatttttataattaatttttatttattaaaatatcttttaataaattatttttcttgtgcctaaattgtatttttatcaaaatattttttaaatatcttttaatgattacatgatttttttattaaaataccctttaataattttaattttatcaaaaaaaaatttaacaataaatttttttttgtatgttttactACTAATCTCATGATGATATCAATGCATATTATTAAACATTGTTTTACAAGTTTggtttaacatttttttatatttttctattagtATCACGGAAAGAACATCTTCCTTTCTTACAAATCTTTCTCTACAAATTGAGTAATGCCGTAAGATCATTGCTGATGATAATGATACATTGCTAAGCATTTTGGTTTGTGCAACGGAATCAATGCACGAAAAAGGGACAGTTTATGCTCTTCTTTCAATGGCAAAGCGAAACCATTAATGATGCTGTCCAGTATTTCAAGGAGCTCAGCAATCCCATTATGTTTCTCAGTCTCAAAAATCAAACTGAAGAAGACATTATTGATGGCTTTCCTAATGAAAGGGCGATGAACCATGAACTTCCCATAGATGCGATGCAAAGTCATCTTTAAATACTCCCTTTCTCTGGGATCTTCGAAGTCAAAAAACAACGGTGCACAACCTTAGCTTCTTCACAAACAAGGCCTGCTTCTCAGAACTGTAAACATCCCCGAATGTAGGCAATGGTTCGTCATAGAGACACATCAAATCCCCATTCAAATCCGATGATGCAATATTACCATGATTCTGATGATGCCCTGCATCTAAATCAGAATTTCCATGCAATGCAGAAGAAGAATTCCCCTGTTTTGAATGAACATGGTTTCCACTTCCACCATGTTCAAAACCTTTGGATGACTTACGAGGAAGCTTATTGAGTACCTGTTCATAGGCGTGAGCACGGTCGATTTGGTTCAggtttaagataaaattaaaattgaaccgATTAAAATATAATCGATTCGGTTtaatttgaatttgtatttttttgtatatatattcgAACCAAATCAAATCGATTAAGAATAGATTGGTTCGGTTTGAATAATTAGTTATCCGAtgattttgaaattcataaaaaaaatcaaatttttattttaaaaattcaataagtACAATAGATGTGTaatatcaatagaaataatctaaatatgttaaacaccaaatacattaaaaactaaactcattaaaatctaaacatattaatagtgaataatcttTATCTAATGGAAATACAAAAGtgcaataaaaatattagaaattaaataCAAAAGTCTAGTGAATAATCTTTTAAAGAAGCTAAAATCAAAACACATAAAAATCTAAACATTAGAATTTAAATACAAAAGGCCAATAGAAATATTTGTCTAGTTTTCAAAGTGT
Coding sequences:
- the LOC112792564 gene encoding putative ABC transporter C family member 15 isoform X3, with translation MAIVDTLLVTANVAFFYAILIWLLLHTLRQSKLQRAVFLQQGPKFFSIITLLFNFILTLLTIAFAVHEYRTNKIVRYSSVTFALTWVMASLVSFYSMKKTTRDNKRFPFVLVLWWVWASIIEAISVSIGLMKNNFEYLDFWNFLSEDDNIVGVVSLPMLLLLLCLSFCAREEQHNTDMEQLLVHPGEEEEEDDDDEDGENFTTAGIWSQLTFRWLNPIFRKGRVQKLELAHIPDVPHSETAENASSLLEESLRKQKLEGASLAKAITSSVWKSLALNAVFAGVNTIASYMGPLLITYFVNFLVDDNSNSSIQCGLILAFIFFLSKTLESLSQRQWYFGAQRIGIRVRAALMTLIYSKSLMIKCAGPTHGKIINLVNVDVERIGDFCWYIHGVWLLPVQVILALVILYINLGFLPSISALAVTILVMVCNTPLANMQEKLHSKIMEAKDTRIKMTSETMKNIRILKLHSWESTFLQKLLQLRDTEKSWLQKYLYTCSAVATLFWTSPTLVSVVTFGICILVNTELTAATVLSALATFRILQEPIYNLPELISMIAQTKVSLDRIQELINEEDQNQFMNKHSSKDSSIVIEIKPSEYAWETSDGTNKKPTIQITENLKIKKGQKVAVCGSVGSGKSSLLCCMLGEIPLVSGTLIKVYGTRSYVPQSPWIQSGTVRENILFGKEMNKDFYESVLDGCALHQDINMWGDGDLNIVEERGINLSGGQKQRIQLARAVYNDSDIYFLDDPFSAVDAHTGTHLFKKCLMQLLSEKTVVYATHQLEFLEAADLILVMKDGKIVESGRYKELIACPNCEFVRQMAAHEKTINQINPWHEENSISCRPLQKNQIEVAEENLQESISNWKRNKEEEAETGRVKWSVYSTFVTSAYRGSLVPVILLCQILFQVMQMGSNYWISWAAEQTGRVTKGMLMGTFVLLSGGSSIFILGRTVLMAVVAVETAQRLFHGMITSVFRAPVSFFDTTPSSRILSRSSTDQSTIDTDIPYRLAGLVFALIQLLSIIMLMSQVAWQVILVFLVVFAISIWYQAYYITTARELARMVGIRKAPILHHFSESIAGAATIRCFNQEQIFMTKIKDLVDEYSRVAFHNYATMEWLSVRINFLFNLVFYFVLIILVTLPRSAIDPSLAGLVATYGLNLNVLQAWVIWNLCNVENKMISVERILQFSSIPSEAPLIIQDCRPEPEWPMEGKIELQNIHIQYDPAGPMVLKGVTCTFPGRKKIGVVGRTGSGKSTLVQALFRVVEPLEGKILIDGVHISKIGLQDLRSKLGIIPQDPTLFLGTVRTNLDPLEQHADKELWEVLKKCHLAEIVRQDPRLLDAPVAENGENWSVGQRQLVCLARLLLKKRRILVLDEATASIDTATDNLIQKTIREETSECTVITVAHRIPTVIDNDLVLVLDEGTIAEYDEPDQLLQNNTSSFSKLVSEFLRRSSPK